In one window of Kosmotoga pacifica DNA:
- the sufB gene encoding Fe-S cluster assembly protein SufB produces the protein MKERINVDESRFDFKNKVDYAYKSAPGLNEEIIREISKNKAEPKWMLKKRLEALKIFQSMPEPDFGVDRSQLNIDKIVPYIRPNAGKEASWEEVPEEIKETFERLGIPEAERKALAGVGAQYDSEVVYQHIRKELEDLGVIFLDMETAVKKYPDLVKKYFMKLVPASDHKYAALHGAIWSGGSFVYIPENVKVPLPLQAYFRMNLAGMGQFEHTLIIADRGSELHFIEGCSAPRYNVHNLHAGMVEIFVMEGAKVRYSTIQNWSKNTFNLNTKRAVVEADGVMEWVSGSLGSMKTMLYPATILKGRGSKANHLAVTYAGVGQVMDTGSKVIHLAPDTSSTVDARSISIGGGWAFYRGLLYISERAKNAKSSVECSALMLDNESKSDTVPIIDVRTEQADIGHEARIGRISEDQIFYLMTRGLTEVEAKAMIVRGFMEPIARELPIEYAVELNRLINLEIESSIG, from the coding sequence ATGAAAGAGCGTATTAATGTCGATGAATCGAGATTCGATTTCAAGAATAAAGTAGACTATGCCTATAAAAGTGCTCCTGGGTTGAATGAAGAGATAATAAGAGAGATATCCAAAAACAAAGCCGAACCTAAATGGATGTTGAAAAAACGACTTGAAGCTCTGAAAATTTTTCAGAGTATGCCAGAACCGGACTTTGGAGTTGACAGAAGCCAGCTGAACATAGATAAAATAGTACCATATATAAGACCCAACGCAGGGAAAGAGGCTTCGTGGGAAGAAGTGCCTGAAGAAATCAAAGAGACATTCGAACGCCTTGGTATACCAGAAGCTGAGAGAAAAGCTCTCGCGGGTGTTGGAGCACAGTACGACTCTGAGGTGGTTTATCAACATATACGCAAAGAACTTGAAGATCTTGGTGTTATCTTCCTCGATATGGAAACGGCAGTTAAGAAATATCCTGACCTTGTTAAGAAGTATTTTATGAAACTGGTACCTGCAAGTGACCACAAATATGCCGCCCTTCATGGTGCGATATGGAGTGGAGGCTCTTTCGTATACATTCCTGAGAACGTCAAAGTCCCTCTTCCACTTCAAGCGTACTTCAGAATGAACCTAGCAGGCATGGGACAATTCGAACACACACTCATAATAGCCGATCGCGGTAGCGAATTACATTTCATAGAAGGATGTTCAGCTCCCCGATATAATGTCCACAACCTCCATGCTGGAATGGTGGAGATATTCGTTATGGAAGGAGCGAAGGTCAGATACTCTACTATACAGAATTGGTCAAAGAACACATTCAATCTGAATACCAAAAGAGCAGTTGTTGAAGCTGATGGAGTGATGGAATGGGTGTCCGGTTCGCTGGGAAGTATGAAGACGATGCTCTATCCAGCCACAATATTGAAAGGACGCGGTTCTAAGGCAAATCACCTTGCCGTAACATATGCTGGAGTGGGACAAGTGATGGATACTGGTTCAAAGGTGATCCATCTTGCACCTGACACAAGCTCTACAGTCGATGCCCGGAGCATCAGCATCGGTGGTGGTTGGGCTTTCTATAGAGGCCTTTTATATATATCTGAAAGAGCAAAAAATGCCAAATCATCCGTGGAGTGTTCCGCGCTTATGTTGGATAACGAGTCAAAATCCGACACCGTGCCCATAATTGACGTTCGCACTGAACAGGCTGATATAGGACATGAAGCTCGTATTGGAAGGATAAGTGAAGACCAGATTTTCTACCTCATGACACGTGGACTCACGGAAGTGGAAGCAAAAGCCATGATAGTCAGGGGATTTATGGAGCCTATTGCTCGAGAGCTTCCCATCGAATACGCTGTTGAGTTGAACAGACTCATTAATCTTGAGATAGAAAGCAGCATAGGTTAG
- the sufC gene encoding Fe-S cluster assembly ATPase SufC: protein MALLEITDLHASLVEEKVEILKGVNLKIEKGQIHAVMGPNGSGKSTLANVIMGNPKYKVTEGDIRFEGESILELPVDQRAKRGIFLSFQHPQEISGVRLRKFLISAKQAMGGKEPLLKLNREIEDIAEEVALNKEFLDRYLNLGFSGGEKKKSEILQFGFLKPKLAILDEIDSGLDVDALRTIAEAINKFKNDGMSILLITHYQRLLDYITPDHVHVYVNGQIITSDGPELARKIEEKGYTFLLEGIER, encoded by the coding sequence ATGGCTTTACTGGAAATTACGGATCTTCATGCTTCACTTGTTGAAGAAAAGGTAGAGATCTTAAAAGGTGTAAATCTGAAGATCGAAAAGGGACAGATCCACGCTGTCATGGGACCAAATGGTAGCGGAAAATCGACTTTAGCTAACGTTATCATGGGAAATCCAAAATACAAAGTGACCGAAGGTGATATCCGCTTTGAAGGAGAAAGTATCCTGGAATTACCTGTCGATCAAAGGGCAAAAAGAGGGATATTTCTTTCTTTTCAACATCCTCAGGAAATATCCGGAGTAAGACTAAGGAAATTTCTAATTTCTGCCAAACAAGCTATGGGGGGAAAAGAACCGTTATTAAAACTGAACAGAGAAATTGAAGATATTGCGGAAGAAGTAGCTCTCAACAAAGAATTTCTGGACAGGTATCTGAACCTGGGCTTTTCTGGCGGTGAGAAGAAGAAAAGCGAGATACTTCAATTTGGGTTTCTAAAACCCAAATTGGCCATATTGGATGAGATCGATTCAGGTCTGGATGTAGATGCTCTGCGAACGATCGCAGAAGCCATAAACAAGTTCAAGAACGACGGAATGTCCATATTGTTGATCACTCACTATCAAAGACTACTGGATTACATCACACCTGATCATGTTCATGTCTATGTGAATGGGCAAATCATAACGAGTGATGGACCGGAACTGGCGAGAAAAATCGAAGAAAAGGGTTATACCTTTCTGCTTGAGGGAATAGAGAGGTGA
- a CDS encoding DUF368 domain-containing protein, translating to MFNAIVGFLMGIANLIPGVSAGTVALLGGIYDELIRSINNLLSLRFTRHGFKFLLEVVAGIAIGIIGFSNLIELTIEKFPSATYGAFAGLVIGGVPVVFSQSTKKTKWYWLCFIFGVLVVIFLALLGGSADNDVNNVLKHSPARFLYDIFAGMMGASSMILPGVSGAFILLLLGEYHRAIAAINAMDAYIILFMGGGIVLGITFMSKLLNFLLERKRAATFMFLTGLMVGSIPDLLLRPPELVWSQLLAGILFGTMFSLYFSKLGKKMEMKRSHEGTI from the coding sequence TTGTTTAACGCGATAGTTGGTTTTTTGATGGGGATAGCAAACCTCATCCCCGGAGTAAGTGCTGGAACTGTAGCACTTCTGGGTGGTATATACGATGAATTAATTCGTTCTATTAACAATCTGTTATCTTTAAGGTTTACGCGGCATGGATTCAAGTTTTTGCTTGAAGTAGTAGCTGGAATTGCCATTGGCATAATAGGCTTTTCTAACCTGATAGAACTGACGATAGAGAAATTTCCTTCGGCTACTTACGGGGCATTTGCAGGATTGGTCATTGGGGGTGTGCCCGTTGTCTTTTCACAATCGACGAAGAAAACTAAATGGTATTGGCTATGTTTTATTTTTGGGGTTCTCGTTGTAATATTCCTGGCTCTACTGGGTGGAAGCGCTGATAACGATGTGAATAATGTCCTGAAACATTCGCCAGCACGTTTTCTGTATGATATTTTTGCTGGAATGATGGGTGCTTCGTCGATGATACTTCCTGGTGTTAGCGGAGCTTTCATTCTGTTGCTTTTGGGAGAGTACCACAGGGCGATAGCGGCGATCAATGCTATGGACGCATATATAATTCTTTTTATGGGCGGAGGCATTGTTTTGGGTATTACCTTTATGAGCAAACTTTTGAACTTTCTACTAGAACGAAAAAGGGCAGCAACATTTATGTTCCTGACTGGTTTGATGGTGGGTTCTATACCGGATTTGTTGCTCAGGCCTCCTGAACTCGTATGGTCACAACTGTTGGCTGGCATTTTATTTGGAACGATGTTTTCACTTTACTTTTCAAAACTTGGTAAGAAGATGGAAATGAAAAGGTCCCACGAGGGGACCATATGA
- a CDS encoding rod shape-determining protein, with the protein MKKGDLGIDLGTSSLLVYQKEKGLVIDEPSVIAVEKKTKRIIAIGKEAKEMMGRTPRDIEAVRPIRDGVIADYTIIEKALQELLRRTRPKFSFTKPSVVVGVPAKVTSVERRAVVEAALSAGASKVYLVLEPVAAAVGTELDIFDSIGSLVVDIGGGTTDIAVISLGGIVVSKSLRIAGDAMDEAIIKYIKKKYKFYIGQATAEEIKMRIGKAFPTLETYELEVRGRDAIMGLPGNIRINSEDVLEAITPILQDLVLSLKQVLEETPPEIASDIIDRGIVLTGGGAMISGLPELFIQETGIKTVLAPDPRTCVAFGLGKLLDDDSKLERVAVNSK; encoded by the coding sequence ATGAAGAAAGGTGACCTTGGTATCGACTTAGGCACATCATCACTACTCGTCTATCAAAAAGAAAAAGGACTGGTTATTGACGAGCCCTCGGTCATAGCCGTTGAGAAAAAGACGAAGAGGATAATAGCTATAGGTAAAGAAGCTAAAGAAATGATGGGGAGAACTCCCCGAGATATCGAAGCCGTTAGACCCATAAGAGACGGCGTTATTGCGGACTATACTATTATCGAGAAAGCACTTCAGGAACTGCTGAGACGAACTAGGCCAAAATTCTCCTTCACCAAACCATCAGTGGTGGTTGGTGTACCGGCAAAAGTCACCAGCGTAGAAAGGAGAGCTGTGGTTGAAGCCGCTCTGAGTGCCGGTGCAAGCAAAGTATACTTGGTTCTGGAACCTGTTGCTGCTGCCGTTGGTACTGAACTTGACATCTTTGATTCCATCGGCTCCCTTGTGGTCGATATAGGCGGAGGAACTACAGATATCGCAGTTATCAGCCTTGGGGGTATTGTAGTATCCAAGTCTTTGAGGATCGCGGGCGATGCAATGGATGAAGCCATCATAAAGTACATAAAGAAAAAGTATAAATTCTACATTGGTCAGGCTACTGCTGAGGAAATCAAGATGCGTATTGGAAAGGCATTTCCGACCCTGGAAACTTATGAACTCGAAGTTAGAGGTCGGGATGCCATAATGGGATTACCGGGCAATATACGCATAAACTCTGAAGATGTGCTGGAAGCTATTACGCCCATACTTCAGGACCTTGTTCTCAGCCTGAAACAGGTTCTTGAAGAGACACCGCCTGAAATTGCTTCAGATATAATCGACAGAGGAATAGTACTTACCGGAGGCGGTGCAATGATAAGCGGACTTCCTGAACTCTTTATTCAGGAAACAGGTATAAAGACCGTCCTTGCTCCAGATCCTCGAACTTGTGTGGCTTTCGGACTGGGAAAACTCTTGGACGATGACTCGAAACTCGAAAGAGTCGCGGTAAACAGCAAATAG
- the ruvX gene encoding Holliday junction resolvase RuvX, whose protein sequence is MIVLGIDYGDSKIGLALSSGTFSTPLTVIAHAGYKKKLLEIIKEKAVEQIVVGLPISMSGRYSNSSMKAVAFAEKIKKITSLPVFMVDERLSTAFANNIMKLSGMDRKLEDAVSAADILDRYLKSPSMSYEIKEAFPTCVVDTSKLSGYSVLIYAPPSPYIKGLEALECKCLDIFCEHPQIYLHLKSKGFLPKNLRDEIDFSCYDIIVIGKGFNEELLNFSGVLLKFRCP, encoded by the coding sequence ATGATTGTTCTGGGTATTGATTACGGCGATTCAAAGATCGGTCTTGCTCTTTCTTCTGGCACATTTTCTACGCCCCTGACGGTTATTGCTCACGCTGGATACAAAAAAAAGCTTCTGGAGATTATTAAAGAAAAAGCTGTCGAGCAGATAGTTGTGGGGCTTCCAATATCGATGTCAGGAAGATACAGCAATTCCTCCATGAAAGCGGTAGCCTTTGCGGAAAAAATAAAAAAGATAACATCTCTTCCTGTGTTCATGGTCGATGAAAGGCTATCCACTGCTTTCGCCAACAACATTATGAAGCTTTCTGGCATGGATAGAAAACTTGAAGATGCTGTCAGCGCTGCTGACATACTCGATAGATACCTCAAAAGTCCTTCTATGAGTTATGAGATAAAAGAAGCTTTTCCGACGTGTGTGGTGGATACTAGCAAATTATCAGGATATTCTGTTCTCATTTATGCTCCACCATCGCCTTACATTAAAGGACTGGAAGCGCTTGAGTGTAAGTGTCTTGATATTTTCTGCGAACATCCACAGATCTATCTGCACCTCAAAAGTAAAGGATTTCTTCCAAAGAATTTACGAGACGAGATCGACTTTTCCTGTTACGATATAATTGTTATCGGTAAGGGTTTCAATGAAGAACTCCTAAATTTCTCTGGTGTTTTATTGAAATTCAGGTGCCCGTAG
- a CDS encoding DUF3343 domain-containing protein produces the protein MADTLDLDGLLIISQKEVYEALRILSSESLFTKLFPTPPTVFAGCSISLAMKATDLKKAKEILENNGVKVLKVVYLNKNVIGEFYDCSGY, from the coding sequence TTGGCTGATACGCTAGATCTCGATGGGTTGCTGATAATAAGTCAAAAAGAAGTATACGAAGCTCTTAGGATTTTGAGTAGTGAGTCTTTGTTCACGAAGCTCTTTCCGACTCCTCCGACAGTCTTCGCAGGTTGTTCGATCTCCCTGGCGATGAAAGCAACAGATTTAAAAAAGGCCAAGGAGATACTGGAAAATAATGGAGTAAAAGTGCTCAAAGTTGTGTACTTAAATAAAAACGTCATAGGTGAATTCTATGATTGTTCTGGGTATTGA